Proteins encoded in a region of the Zea mays cultivar B73 chromosome 2, Zm-B73-REFERENCE-NAM-5.0, whole genome shotgun sequence genome:
- the LOC103647150 gene encoding methylesterase 17: MGMAAKEHFVLVHGEGHGAWCWFKLRWLLEGAGYHVTCIDLAGGGVDPTDPNTIRSFQQYDKPLIDLISTLPEGEKVILIGHGAGGLSVIHAMHEFVDRISQAFFVAATMLPFGFQADEDKKDGLPTLPENEIELTLGAGADDPPTTISLRPEFQRDRLSQQSPEEESVLASMLMRPWPATAISTASFEGDDERLNRIKRIFIKMQRDHMLDPQQQDSMIKKWPPSEVLAIDTDHSPFFSAPEQLFNLIVKSL, encoded by the exons ATGGGAATGGCAGCGAAGGAGCACTTTGTGCTTGTTCATGGTGAAGGGCATGGAGCCTGGTGCTGGTTCAAGCTCCGCTGGCTCCTTGAGGGTGCTGGCTACCATGTTACATGCATTGACCTAGCCGGAGGCGGCGTCGATCCTACTGACCCCAACACAATCCGGTCGTTCCAGCAGTACGACAAGCCACTCATAGACCTCATTTCAACCTTGCCGGAGGGGGAGAAG GTGATTCTAATCGGACATGGTGCTGGAGGGCTGAGTGTGATTCATGCAATGCACGAATTTGTTGACAGAATCAGCCAAGCATTTTTTGTGGCAGCTACAATGCTACCATTTGGATTTCAAGCTGATGAAGATAAGAAAGAT GGGTTACCAACTTTGCCTGAGAACGAGATTGAGTTGACACTTGGTGCGGGAGCAGATGATCCTCCAACAACCATTTCCTTGAGGCCAGAATTCCAGCGTGATCGACTATCACAACAAAGCCCTGAAGAG GAATCAGTACTTGCTTCAATGCTGATGCGTCCGTGGCCTGCAACAGCTATCAGTACAGCAAGCTTCGAAGGAGATGATGAAAGATTGAACCGAATCAAACGAATTTTCATAAAGATGCAGCGTGACCACATGCTGGATCCTCAACAGCAAGATTCCATGATCAAGAAGTGGCCACCCAGCGAGGTTTTGGCCATAGATACAGATCACAGTCCCTTCTTCTCTGCACCAGAACAGCTGTTTAATTTAATAGTCAAATCTCTATGA
- the LOC103647149 gene encoding mannan endo-1,4-beta-mannosidase 8 → MESTWEWNSQTCPRLAAPPLRATPRVPLLRCVLLVASCIPPAMPPVADEGEWAAVERRGPHLWASGRPFVVHGFNTYWLMYFAADPATRAAVTAALADAAHSGLNVCRTWAFNDGGHRALQLKPFSYDEEVFQALDFVISEARNHKMRLILSLCNNWEDYGGKAQYVRWGKEAGLDLTSDDDAFFSHATIKSYYKAFVKAVLTRKNTITNVAYMDDPTILAWELINEPHCHSDPSGDTLQAWIEEMASYVKDIDPVHLLEIGVEGFYGPSTPELLHVNPDAYSGTIGTDFIRNHHALGIDLASVHIYSDNWLTHSEEVSHLHFVKTWMQQHIDDAANLLGMPILIGEFGVSLKDGKFGHKFREAFMDTVYNIFLRSWKTGVIGGGCLVWQLFPESAEHMDDGYAVIFAKSPETTLKLLADHSRSLES, encoded by the exons ATGGAATCGACGTGGGAGTGGAACAGCCAGACGTGCCCTCGCCTGGCGGCGCCACCGCTCCGAGCGACGCCGCGCGTGCCGCTCCTCCGCTGCGTCCTCCTCGTTGCCTCCTGCATCCCCCCCGCCATGCCGCCGGTCGCCGACGAGGGCGAGTGGGCGGCGGTGGAGCGCCGGGGCCCGCACCTTTGGGCGTCGGGGCGGCCCTTCGTCGTCCACGGCTTCAACACCTACTGGCTCATGTACTTCGCGGCCGACCCCGCAACGCGCGCCGCCGTCACCGCCGCCCTCGCGGACGCCGCCCACTCGGGGCTCAACGTGTGCCGCACCTGGGCCTTCAACGACGGGGGGCACCGCGCGCTGCAGCTCAAGCCCTTCTCCTACGACGAGGAGGTCTTCCAG GCATTAGATTTCGTGATCAGCGAGGCAAGAAACCATAAGATGAGACTGATACTGTCACTGTGTAATAACTGGGAAGATTACGGAGGTAAGGCACAGTATGTAAGGTGGGGAAAGGAGGCTGGCCTGGATCTTACTTCCGATGACGACGCTTTCTTCTCTCACGCCACAATCAAGAGCTACTATAAAGCTTTTGTTAAG GCTGTTTTGACAAGAAAAAACACAATCACAAATGTCGCCTACATGGATGACCCTACGATTCTTGCCTGGGAGCTGATTAATGAGCCACACTGCCATTCCGATCCATCAGGCGACACATTGCAG GCATGGATAGAAGAGATGGCGTCTTATGTGAAGGATATAGACCCTGTGCACCTTTTAGAGATCGGTGTTGAAGGGTTTTATGGTCCGTCGACTCCAGAACTTCTGCACGTGAACCCAGATGCTTATTCTGGAACTATTGGGACAGATTTTATCAGGAACCATCATGCACTGGGAATTGATTTGGCTTCTGTTCATATTTATTCTGACAATTG GTTGACTCACTCTGAAGAGGTCAGTCACCTCCATTTTGTGAAAACCTGGATGCAACAGCATATTGATGATGCAGCCAACTTGCTTGGGATGCCAATTCTGATCGGGGAGTTTGGGGTATCGCTTAAGGATGGAAAGTTTGGCCATAAGTTTCGTGAAGCTTTCATGGATACAGTCTACAACATTTTTTTGCGCTCTTGGAAGACTGGGGTGATTGGAGGAGGCTGCCTTGTTTGGCAGCTTTTCCCTGAAAGCGCTGAGCACATGGATGATGGTTATGCAGTTATTTTTGCAAAATCACCAGAAACCACATTAAAATTACTTGCAGATCACTCGAGAAGTCTGGAATCTTGA